In the genome of Thiorhodovibrio winogradskyi, the window CTGCCCAATAGCGCGCTCTCGGTCCCTGCCTACTATGTGGTCGCGCCCGCCGAGTGCTCCTCCAACCTGGCCCGCTTCGACGGCGTGCGCTTCGGCCATCGCTGCGCTGACCCGATCGACCTGGACGATCTCTACCAACGCAGCCGTGGCGAAGGCTTCGGCACCGAGGTCAAGCGGCGCATCATGATTGGCACCTATGTGCTCTCCGCTGGCTACTACGACGCCTACTATCTCAAGGCGCAGAAGATTCGCCGGCTAATCAAAGAAGACTTCCAGCGCGCCTTCGCCGAGGTGGATATCATTCTGGGGCCAACGGCGCCCACCACGGCTTTCGCGCTTGGCGCCAAGACGGCCGATCCGGTCGCCATGTACCTCAACGACATCTTCACCATCTCGACCAACCTCGCCGGCCTGCCCGGCATGTCGGTTCCGGTCGCGCCCGTCGCCGGGCTGCCGGTGGGTCTGCAACTCATCGGAAATTACTTTGCCGAAGCGCGGCTGCTGAATGTCGCTCACCAGTTGCAACAGGCAAGCGACTGGCATCTGGCGCGGCCGACGGAGCAGAAGTTGAGAAGTTAAGAAGTTGAGAAGTTAAGAAGTTGAGAAGTTAAGAAGTTAAGAAGTTAGTAGTTAGAAGTCGCTTAACGCGGAGGGTCGGCTCTTTCAGCCGCTTTCCCCCTCACTTCACCCTTCAAGCTTCCCCCTTCACAAAGGACAGCGAACATGCCTTGGGAAACCGTGATTGGCCTTGAGATTCACACCCAGCTCAAGACGGCCTCGAAAATCTTCTCCGGCGCCGGCACCGCCTTTGGTGCCGAACCCAATCGTCAGGCTTGCGCCATCGACCTTGGCCTGCCCGGCGTGCTGCCGGTGCTGAATGCTGAAGTCGTGCGCCATGCGGTGCGCTTCGGCACCGCCATCGGCGCCGAGATGCCAGAGTGCTCGGTGTTCGCGCGTAAAAATTACTTTTATCCCGATCTACCCAAGGGCTACCAGATCAGCCAGTACGAGTTACCCGTGGTCGGACGCGGCCAGGTGGATATCCTGCTCGAGGATGGCGGCCTCAAAACCATCGGTGTGACTCGTGCCCACCTTGAAGAGGACGCTGGTAAGTCGGTGCACGAGGACCATTTCGGCGCGGGCGGCCTGAGCGGCATCGATCTCAATCGCGCCGGCACCCCGCTGCTTGAGATCGTCTCCGAGCCCGACCTGCGCTCACCCCAGGAAGCCGTGGCCTACGCGCGCAAAATCCACCAATTGGTGCGTTGGATTGGCATTAGCGACGGCAACATGCAGGAGGGCTCTTTCCGCGTCGATGCCAACATCTCCCTGCGCCCGGCCGGCTCGGACACCCTGGGCACCCGCGCCGAGATCAAGAACATCAACTCCTTTCGGTTCCTGCACAAAGCCCTGGAGTTCGAGATCGAACGCCAGCGCGATATTCTGGAAGATGGCGGCCGCGTTGTGCAGGAAACCCGCCTCTACGATGCCGATCTGGACGAAACCCGCTCCATGCGCTCCAAGGAAGAGGCCAACGACTACCGCTACTTTCCCGACCCAGACCTCCTGCCGGTCATGATCGATGGCGATTTCATCGCGCGGGCCACGGCTGACCTGCCCGAGTTGCCGGATGCCATGCGCGCGCGCTTTGCCGAGCAATATGGCCTGAGCGAGGCCGACGCCAGCCTGCTGACCAACTCGCTCGCCATGGCCGATTATTTCGAGCAAACCGCGGCCGGTTGCGGCGACGCCCGCCTGGCCGCGAACTGGATCACAGGCGCCCTGGCGGCGGCCTTGAACAAATCGGATCTCGATATCGCGGACAGCCCGGTTAGTCCGGCGGGCCTGGTTGGCTTGCTCAAACGCATTCAGGACAAGAGTATCTCAGGCAAGATCGCCAAGCAGGTGTTCGACGGCCTGTGGGTTGGCGAGGGCAATGCCGATGCCATCATCGCCGCGCGCGGGCTGAAGCAGATCACCGACACGGGCGCCATTGAGAGCATTGTCGATGCCGTCATCGCCGCCAATCCGACGCAGGTGGAACAATACCGCGCTGGCAAGGACAAGGTGTTTGGCTTTTTCGTCGGCCAGGTGATGAAGCAAAGCCAGGGCAAAGCCAATCCCGGTGTGGTCAATCAGTTACTCAAGGACAAACTCGCCGGCAGTTAAGAAAAGCACCCCAGAAGGCGCGGGGCGGCCAGTCGGCTTGCGCCTGGCCGCGCGACACCCCATCTGTCCGCACAGTGAAGCAACAACGGAGGATGAACACCTTGTCGCCCTTAAAATCCCTTTTTCATGTCCATTTCCAACCCTTGTTCTTGTCCGTCGCCGCCAGTCTGTTGCTGGTTGGCCTCATGGGCGGTTGTTCCGCCGAAGCTGGCGCCGAACTCAGCGCGCCCGAAGCCAGTCAGGCCGTGGCCGAGCAGCGCCTGACGCTGATCGACGTGCGGACCCCGGATGAATGGCGTGAGACCGGTGTCGCGCCCGGTGCCCTGCGCATCGATATGAACCACCCTGGCGGCAAGCAGGGCTTTATCGACGCGGTTCTGCACGCGGTCGATGGCAACAAGAACGCGCCCATCGGTCTCATTTGCCGCACGGGAAACCGCAGTGGCGTGGTGCAGCGGGCGCTGCTGGAAGCGGGTTTTACCGACGTGGCCAACATCAGCGAGGGGATGGTTGGCAGCCGCGCCGGTCCTGGTTGGCTGAGACGCGGACTACCGGTCGAGGCTTGCCGCCAATGCTGAGAATGGCTGGCTGAGAGCGGCTGGCCGCGGGCGCGGCATCCACCCGCGCCTTCAGCCAGTAAAAAGCGTCAACACGCCAGTGTAGCCATACATGCGGTCCTGAAAGATTTCGCCATTAGCGAAAAAGCCCACCAAAGGGACCTCATCGAGCTGATCCTGGATCATTTTCAGCTCCTCGGAATCCTCCCCGAACAGACTCGCGCCACGTCCAAGGCAGGAGACATAAATACCGCCACGCGGGGGTTGCCTCAAGCGTCCTTTCAAGTGCCGCAGCATGCGCGTCATGTCCTCGCGGGCACTGTCCGGATCCCGGCGGCAGAACATGACTTCCTGCCCATGCTCCACCAGCTCGGCGATCGCCAACAGGCGCTTATTGGTGTCGATGCCGATGAGATTGCGCACCAGATAATCCCCGGTGTCGCTGCCGCGAATTGGCAAGCCAGCGAAAATAAGGCCACCGACTCGATTGAGATCGCGCGCCAACTCAGAGCCGATGTCTTCTCGAAAAACATCCAAGGCAGGGCGACCGTCAAGCTGCACAATCACATTGCGCTGGGCTTCCGTGATGCGCCGCTGCGGCCCGATGGGCGTGCAGCCCTGACTCAATCCGGTCTGCACCGCCACGTTATCGCTCAGCAGTACACCAGTCAGCCCGCCACCGCAGGGCTCATCGGCAATCAGGCGTGCCTCCTTGCCCACAGTGGCGCTGGCCAGACCTCCGACCAAAAAGCCAGTCGCGGTGCGCGCGGCCAGTTGCTCGATCAATGACTTTGTCTGTCCGTTGCCAGGATCGGCATGTACCAGCGCGGTGTAGGGTAGCTGATTGCCCAACCAGGCCTTCTGATCCACGTCGAACGCCTTAAGGTCGCGCACAATGGGCGGAAACACCCGAAAGGAATCCGTCGGCAGATCAGCCACCATGGCCGCCAGCGCCGGACGTTCGTAGGATTCGACGCCAGTCGCGCAAACGCCACCGGCCACGGCGCCGCACCAGTGCTCGACTTTGGTGGCCAGGCGCAAGGCATCCAATAAGTCATCCAAATGTGGACTCAGCGGCTCGGTGACATAGACAAAGCCAAGGTTTCCCGTGGCACCGCGCAACTCGGCGGCCGCCTGGGCAAGAATCTGGCGCCAGTCCTCGCCACTGGCATGGGTATGGCGGAATAGGTTCATTGGACTCTCCTGTTGCGGTGGGGCGCCTGCGCAAATCCAGGCCTCAAATCTCGGCCAGATCGCCCTTTTGTTGCAGCCAGGCGCGACGGTCGGCAGCGCGTTTTTTTGCAAGCAACATGTCCATCAGCTGCTCGCCTTGCTCGGGATCTTCAATCGTCAGTTGCACCAGGCGCCGGGTGTCGGGGTCGATGGTGGTCTCGCGCAACTGGCGCGGGTTCATCTCGCCGAGGCCCTTGAAGCGTTGCACGCTGACTTTACCCTTGAGCTTTTCAGCCGCGATACGATCAAGCACACCCTGCTTTTCGCTATCGTCCAGCGCGTAGAATACCTGCTTGCCAACATCGATGCGATAAAGCGGTGGCATGGCGACATAGACGTGGCCGCCGCCAACCAAGCTGGGAAAATGCTTCAGGAACAGAGCGCACAACAGGGTGGCGATATGGGCGCCATCGGAATCCGCATCGGCCAGAATACAGATTTTGCCAAAACGCAGACGCGAGAGATCCGCGCTGCCCGGATCGACCCCCACGGCCACGGCAATATCATGCACCTCCTGGGAGGCCAGCACATCGGCCGGATGCACTTCCCAGGTATTCAGAATTTTGCCCCGCAACGGCATGATGGCCTGAAACTCCCGATCCCGCGCCTGTTTGGCCGAGCCGCCGGCGGAGTCGCCCTCCACCAGAAACAGCTCGCTACGGGTCGTGTCGGTGGAGGTGCAGTCGGCCAGCTTGCCGGGCAGCGCCGGGCCCTGGGTCACCTTCTTGCGCGCCACCTTGCGCCCGGCGCGCAGGCGCGTCTGGGCCGCGGTAATCACTAACTCGGCAATGCGCTCGGCATCGGCGACATGCTGGTTAAGCCACAGACTAAAGGTATCCTTGACCACACCGGATACAAAAGCCGCCGATTCGCGCGAGGACAGCCGCTCCTTGGTCTGCCCGGAAAACTGCGGATTGAGCAGCTTGACCGACAGAATGTAGCTGACCCGGCTCCAGACATCCTCGGGCGCCAGGCGCACCCCGCGTGGCAGCAGATTGCGAAACTCGCAAAACTCGCGCAACGCCTCGGTCAAGCCAGTGCGCAGGCCATTGACATGGGTGCCGCCCTGCACGGTCGGGATCAGGTTCACATAGCTCTCGGTGATCAGGTCGCCCTGTTCCGGCAACCAGGCCAGTGCCCAACTGGCCGATTCAGCCGCGCTTTCCATCTCGCCGACAAAGGGTGCGTCGGGCACCATGGGCGAGTCGCCCAGCGCCTGCCTGAGATACTCCAGCAAGCCGTCGTGATAGCACCAGGTCTCCTGCTCGCCACTGGTCTCATCAGAAAACGACACCTCCAGCCCCGGACAGAGCACCGCCTTGGCGCGCAGCAGATGCCGCAGCGAACGCACGCCGATTTTGGTGGTGTCAAAATAGCCCGCCTCGGGATAAAAGCGCAGGCGCGTGCCGGTATCCCTGGGCTTGACGCTGCCGGTCTCCGTCAGTTCCGCGACTTTCTCGCCCTGCTCGAAGGCGATGTGATACTCCTTGCCATCGCGTTTGACCCAGGCATCGAGCCGTTTGGACAATGCATTGACGACTGACACGCCAACACCATGCAGACCACCGCTGAAGCGATAACTGCCAGCCGAGAACTTGCCGCCGGCATGCAGCTTGGTCAGAATCACCTCAATGCCGGGCAATTGCAGTTGCGGATGTTGGTCGACCGGCATCCCGCGCCCGTCGTCCTCGACTTGAATCGAGCCATCGGCGAATAACTCCACGGCAATGCGGCGCGCATGTCCGGCGATCGCCTCATCGACGCTGTTGTCGACAACCTCCTGAACGAGATGATTTGGGCTTGTTGTATCCGTGTACATGCCCGGTCGCTTTCGGACCGGGTCGAGGCCACTCAGAACCTCTATCGCCGAGGCGTCATAGCCGCCTTTTGTCACTGCTGAAACTCCTTAACATACAACCCAGGGTCGGGTCAGGCACCTGGTGCTGGCTAACAGCCATAACCCCACCCGAATCGATTGACCGAAAAACCGCTGTAAGCTACCGTAGTGCGCTTAAAAGTCAAAACAACAATCCAGCGGAAGACCACGACGCTTGGCCAAAACCGAGAAAAAACCCACCGCCGCCGACCCCTCCGACCGACCTGCCGCGTCCTTGATCGACGCCAATGACACGCTAGCCCTGGGTTCTTACATCAAGGAGCCGAGTACTGAAGAGGCAAGCAATGGCGAAGTAAGCCCGGATCCGGCCCAATTCGAGCAATCCTTGTCGGAGCTTGAAGCGCTGGTGGACCGCCTTGAACAAGGCGATCTCATACTTGAGGATGCCCTTGCCAGCTTCGAGCACGGCGTGCATCTCAGCCGCGATTGCCAAAGAGCTCTCGACGCAGCCGAACAGCGCGTGCGTATTCTGACCGACGCATCCAACGAGCCGATAACCGAGACTTCGGCCAAGCCGATACCCTTCGAGCCCGGGTGATCCCCTGTTCAGGCCCCCTGAGATCAAGGGACGAGAGACGCATAAGCGGCATCAGCAAACCACACTTTAAGACCAATACAGTCCAACAATGGCCAACAAGCCGCTGAAACAATTTTTAAACGTCTGCCAGGCACGGATTGAACGCTCGTTCGAGACACGCCTGCCTAGCGCTGAGCAAGAACCCGAGCGCCTGCATCAAGCCATGCGCCATGCCGCGCTTGGCGGCGGCAAGCGGCTGCGCCCAACGCTCGCCTATGCGGCGGCCAGCGCGGTCGAAGTCACCCGTGAACAAATCGACGCTGCGGCCTGCGCACTGGAACTCATCCACACCTATTCGCTGATCCACGATGATCTGCCCGCGATGGATGACGACGATCTGCGCCGGG includes:
- a CDS encoding rhodanese-like domain-containing protein, translating into MNTLSPLKSLFHVHFQPLFLSVAASLLLVGLMGGCSAEAGAELSAPEASQAVAEQRLTLIDVRTPDEWRETGVAPGALRIDMNHPGGKQGFIDAVLHAVDGNKNAPIGLICRTGNRSGVVQRALLEAGFTDVANISEGMVGSRAGPGWLRRGLPVEACRQC
- the gatB gene encoding Asp-tRNA(Asn)/Glu-tRNA(Gln) amidotransferase subunit GatB, translated to MPWETVIGLEIHTQLKTASKIFSGAGTAFGAEPNRQACAIDLGLPGVLPVLNAEVVRHAVRFGTAIGAEMPECSVFARKNYFYPDLPKGYQISQYELPVVGRGQVDILLEDGGLKTIGVTRAHLEEDAGKSVHEDHFGAGGLSGIDLNRAGTPLLEIVSEPDLRSPQEAVAYARKIHQLVRWIGISDGNMQEGSFRVDANISLRPAGSDTLGTRAEIKNINSFRFLHKALEFEIERQRDILEDGGRVVQETRLYDADLDETRSMRSKEEANDYRYFPDPDLLPVMIDGDFIARATADLPELPDAMRARFAEQYGLSEADASLLTNSLAMADYFEQTAAGCGDARLAANWITGALAAALNKSDLDIADSPVSPAGLVGLLKRIQDKSISGKIAKQVFDGLWVGEGNADAIIAARGLKQITDTGAIESIVDAVIAANPTQVEQYRAGKDKVFGFFVGQVMKQSQGKANPGVVNQLLKDKLAGS
- the parE gene encoding DNA topoisomerase IV subunit B, which gives rise to MTKGGYDASAIEVLSGLDPVRKRPGMYTDTTSPNHLVQEVVDNSVDEAIAGHARRIAVELFADGSIQVEDDGRGMPVDQHPQLQLPGIEVILTKLHAGGKFSAGSYRFSGGLHGVGVSVVNALSKRLDAWVKRDGKEYHIAFEQGEKVAELTETGSVKPRDTGTRLRFYPEAGYFDTTKIGVRSLRHLLRAKAVLCPGLEVSFSDETSGEQETWCYHDGLLEYLRQALGDSPMVPDAPFVGEMESAAESASWALAWLPEQGDLITESYVNLIPTVQGGTHVNGLRTGLTEALREFCEFRNLLPRGVRLAPEDVWSRVSYILSVKLLNPQFSGQTKERLSSRESAAFVSGVVKDTFSLWLNQHVADAERIAELVITAAQTRLRAGRKVARKKVTQGPALPGKLADCTSTDTTRSELFLVEGDSAGGSAKQARDREFQAIMPLRGKILNTWEVHPADVLASQEVHDIAVAVGVDPGSADLSRLRFGKICILADADSDGAHIATLLCALFLKHFPSLVGGGHVYVAMPPLYRIDVGKQVFYALDDSEKQGVLDRIAAEKLKGKVSVQRFKGLGEMNPRQLRETTIDPDTRRLVQLTIEDPEQGEQLMDMLLAKKRAADRRAWLQQKGDLAEI
- a CDS encoding exodeoxyribonuclease VII small subunit, whose protein sequence is MAKTEKKPTAADPSDRPAASLIDANDTLALGSYIKEPSTEEASNGEVSPDPAQFEQSLSELEALVDRLEQGDLILEDALASFEHGVHLSRDCQRALDAAEQRVRILTDASNEPITETSAKPIPFEPG
- a CDS encoding FIST signal transduction protein, whose amino-acid sequence is MNLFRHTHASGEDWRQILAQAAAELRGATGNLGFVYVTEPLSPHLDDLLDALRLATKVEHWCGAVAGGVCATGVESYERPALAAMVADLPTDSFRVFPPIVRDLKAFDVDQKAWLGNQLPYTALVHADPGNGQTKSLIEQLAARTATGFLVGGLASATVGKEARLIADEPCGGGLTGVLLSDNVAVQTGLSQGCTPIGPQRRITEAQRNVIVQLDGRPALDVFREDIGSELARDLNRVGGLIFAGLPIRGSDTGDYLVRNLIGIDTNKRLLAIAELVEHGQEVMFCRRDPDSAREDMTRMLRHLKGRLRQPPRGGIYVSCLGRGASLFGEDSEELKMIQDQLDEVPLVGFFANGEIFQDRMYGYTGVLTLFTG